One Oceanivirga salmonicida genomic window carries:
- a CDS encoding carbohydrate ABC transporter permease yields the protein MKRNKSNTIFIVLSLLPSLIIYTIFKVFPVFKVFKLSLYKLSILSFKEQFVGLHNFKILFQDMNFIRAFQNSVLLIVYVTIITITISLIFASLLVNAKIKGSSFYRIIFYIPSILSIVVIGGIFSAIYDTNLGLLNSVLNVFGLSGPKLGWLGDQSIVIYSVLIVMVWQALGYYMVMYMAAMASIPTNLYEAAEIDGAGRIVKFFNVTIPLIWSSIRTTLSFFIISNINMSFLIVTILTNGGPDGASQVFLTYMYNQAYTNQSYGYGMAIGVVVFMFSFIISAIVSLITKRDILQY from the coding sequence ATGAAAAGAAATAAATCAAATACAATTTTTATTGTTTTATCACTATTACCTTCTTTAATAATTTATACAATATTTAAGGTGTTTCCTGTATTTAAAGTTTTTAAACTTTCCTTATATAAGTTATCAATATTATCTTTTAAGGAACAATTTGTAGGATTACATAATTTTAAGATTTTATTTCAAGATATGAATTTTATTAGAGCATTTCAAAATTCAGTATTATTAATAGTATATGTAACTATTATAACTATAACCATATCACTTATATTTGCAAGTTTACTTGTTAATGCAAAGATAAAAGGCTCTAGTTTTTATAGAATAATATTTTATATACCAAGTATATTATCTATAGTTGTTATAGGTGGAATATTTTCTGCAATCTATGATACAAATTTAGGACTTTTAAATTCTGTATTAAATGTATTTGGTTTAAGTGGACCTAAACTAGGTTGGCTAGGAGACCAAAGTATAGTTATTTATTCAGTTTTAATAGTAATGGTTTGGCAAGCATTAGGTTATTATATGGTTATGTATATGGCAGCAATGGCTTCTATACCAACTAATTTATATGAAGCAGCAGAAATAGATGGAGCAGGTAGAATAGTTAAATTTTTTAATGTAACTATACCCCTTATTTGGAGTAGTATAAGAACGACATTATCATTTTTTATAATTAGTAATATAAATATGAGCTTTTTAATAGTAACCATATTAACTAATGGTGGTCCTGATGGGGCTTCACAAGTTTTCTTAACATATATGTATAATCAAGCATATACAAATCAAAGTTATGGTTATGGTATGGCAATAGGAGTAGTAGTTTTTATGTTTTCATTTATAATTTCTGCTATAGTAAGCCTTATTACTAAAAGAGATATATTGCAATATTAG
- a CDS encoding GntR family transcriptional regulator, producing the protein MLKFDNKKPIYIQIMDNIIDDIIQEKYVSGERIPSIRDYAKECTVNQNTIMKCYQELERQGIIETKRGVGYSIVDDKNIVEKLKKEKIKEALKIFLKDMYLSGFSKEEIMELIEREG; encoded by the coding sequence TTGTTGAAATTTGATAACAAAAAACCGATTTACATACAAATAATGGATAATATCATAGATGATATTATACAAGAAAAGTATGTATCAGGAGAAAGAATACCCTCTATTAGAGATTATGCAAAGGAGTGTACAGTTAATCAAAATACTATAATGAAATGTTACCAAGAATTAGAACGCCAAGGTATAATTGAAACTAAAAGAGGAGTGGGTTATTCTATAGTTGACGATAAAAATATTGTAGAAAAACTAAAAAAAGAAAAAATAAAAGAAGCCTTAAAGATTTTCTTGAAAGATATGTATTTATCGGGATTTAGTAAAGAAGAGATTATGGAACTTATAGAAAGGGAAGGTTAA
- a CDS encoding ABC transporter ATP-binding protein, whose protein sequence is MLSIKNLNKSFGSNLILNNVNLELSSGKILGLLGPNGSGKTSLMKILVNIGAYDSGEIEIMGEKLCKETNRYISYLPDVIFLDENMSIGQAISNHKLFYKDFNEEKSEKLLKELKLDKKQKIKRLSKGMKEKLNLILVLSRDAKLFILDEPIAGVDIVTRQQILKLIIENINEDASVIVTTHLIKDIEQIFDEVCFLNEGNISKIYNVEEVRVNNEKSVEELYLEFFGGVINA, encoded by the coding sequence ATGTTAAGTATAAAAAATTTAAATAAAAGTTTTGGGAGTAACTTAATTTTAAATAATGTAAATTTAGAATTATCTAGCGGGAAAATACTAGGCTTATTAGGACCTAATGGAAGTGGAAAAACAAGTCTTATGAAAATTTTAGTAAATATAGGAGCTTATGACAGTGGGGAAATAGAAATCATGGGAGAAAAACTTTGTAAAGAAACTAATAGATATATAAGTTATTTACCAGATGTTATATTCTTAGATGAGAACATGAGTATAGGTCAAGCTATATCAAATCATAAGCTTTTCTATAAAGATTTTAATGAAGAAAAATCTGAAAAGTTATTAAAAGAATTAAAATTAGACAAAAAGCAAAAAATAAAAAGATTGTCTAAGGGTATGAAAGAAAAATTAAATTTAATTTTAGTTTTATCAAGAGATGCTAAACTATTTATATTAGATGAACCAATTGCAGGAGTAGATATAGTAACTAGACAACAAATTTTAAAATTAATAATAGAAAATATAAATGAAGATGCATCAGTTATAGTAACTACACATTTAATTAAAGATATAGAACAAATATTTGATGAAGTATGCTTCTTAAACGAAGGTAACATTTCTAAAATTTACAATGTAGAAGAAGTTAGAGTTAATAATGAAAAATCAGTAGAAGAACTGTATTTAGAATTTTTTGGAGGTGTTATAAATGCTTAA
- a CDS encoding carbohydrate ABC transporter permease, producing the protein MKVEKLYRLFIYVVLLVFTLSILVPILWVFVASLKQNSEFVGNPWTLPKSFYYQNFIDAFIKAKMGVYFMNSVIVTALSLFILVITAVPAAYVLARFEFKGAKLLKTFVKAGMFIDISYIVIPIFLILLKGDRALKGLQIIKSTFFLNSLVMLSIVYVSMALPFTIYILTGFFETLSKSYEEAAYIDGASYFITMIKIMTPMAKPSIITVILFNFLAFWNDYIIALTLMTGDKRTLPVGLLSLMASSREAANYGVLYAGMVIAMLPILILYMLLQSKITQGMSLGGSKE; encoded by the coding sequence ATGAAGGTAGAAAAATTATATAGATTATTTATTTATGTAGTATTATTAGTATTTACTTTGTCTATACTAGTTCCTATTTTATGGGTATTTGTTGCATCTTTAAAACAAAATTCTGAATTTGTAGGAAATCCTTGGACATTACCTAAAAGTTTTTATTATCAAAATTTTATAGATGCATTTATAAAGGCTAAAATGGGTGTATACTTCATGAATTCTGTAATAGTAACGGCATTATCACTATTTATATTAGTTATCACTGCTGTTCCAGCAGCTTATGTATTAGCAAGATTTGAATTTAAGGGAGCAAAACTACTTAAAACTTTTGTAAAAGCAGGTATGTTTATAGATATAAGTTATATAGTTATACCAATATTTTTGATACTTCTTAAAGGAGATAGGGCTTTAAAAGGTTTACAAATTATAAAATCAACATTTTTTTTGAATAGTTTGGTAATGTTATCTATAGTTTATGTATCAATGGCACTTCCATTTACTATATATATATTAACAGGTTTTTTTGAAACTCTATCTAAATCTTATGAAGAAGCAGCATATATAGATGGTGCAAGTTATTTTATAACTATGATAAAGATTATGACTCCTATGGCAAAGCCAAGTATAATAACAGTAATATTATTTAATTTTTTAGCATTTTGGAATGATTATATAATAGCATTAACATTAATGACAGGAGATAAGAGAACTCTCCCAGTAGGATTATTATCTCTTATGGCTTCAAGTAGAGAAGCAGCCAATTATGGTGTTTTATATGCAGGTATGGTTATAGCAATGCTACCTATATTAATTTTATATATGTTATTACAAAGTAAAATTACTCAAGGAATGTCTTTGGGAGGTTCTAAAGAATGA
- a CDS encoding DUF6903 family protein has product MRKVENLLNLVIFIISMFIIHYGNRETSLKNLLVMLIGMFGVLYVLYRYNKRY; this is encoded by the coding sequence ATGAGAAAAGTAGAAAATTTATTAAATTTAGTAATATTTATAATCTCTATGTTTATAATCCATTATGGTAATAGAGAAACTAGCTTGAAAAATTTATTAGTTATGCTAATAGGTATGTTTGGTGTGTTATATGTTTTATATAGATATAATAAAAGGTATTAA
- a CDS encoding LacI family DNA-binding transcriptional regulator, which yields MTIKEIAKASGVSITTVSRIINNDEDFRVSEKTKNRVIDTIHKLGYVKRNIGKNKLRYKVGIIKIFENEIEDINAYYSSFYLKIKTKFKEEKIKYEIYSKNDLEDESFAKLKYLDAIIVVGEAPNKFILNILRYNKNIICLDTDIKIDSVDSVSFDYKLSVKKVVDYLIKQGHSKIALITGKYNKKDFREKYFEEITKDRKILKKTILKIGEFSDESGYKLMLELLKNKKNQPTAIFCGNDNIALGVYKAIYKYNKKIPDDISVIGFNDNKNAKFLNPPLTTISINLDNIINVAMKLLKERIYENRTFTCKVQIQTELIVRKSCKKI from the coding sequence ATGACTATAAAAGAAATAGCAAAGGCTAGTGGAGTAAGTATTACTACAGTATCAAGAATAATAAATAATGATGAGGATTTTAGAGTTAGTGAGAAAACTAAAAATAGGGTAATAGATACTATTCATAAACTAGGTTATGTTAAAAGAAATATAGGGAAAAATAAACTTAGATATAAGGTAGGAATAATAAAAATATTTGAAAATGAAATAGAAGATATTAATGCGTATTATTCTTCTTTTTATTTAAAAATAAAGACAAAATTTAAAGAAGAAAAAATTAAATATGAGATATATTCAAAAAATGACCTAGAAGATGAGAGTTTTGCCAAACTAAAATACCTAGATGCAATAATAGTTGTTGGTGAAGCCCCTAATAAGTTTATACTAAACATTTTAAGATATAATAAAAATATTATATGTTTAGATACAGATATTAAAATAGATAGTGTGGATTCTGTTAGTTTTGACTATAAATTAAGTGTAAAAAAAGTTGTTGATTATTTAATTAAACAAGGTCATAGTAAGATTGCATTAATAACGGGGAAATATAATAAAAAAGATTTTAGAGAAAAATATTTTGAAGAAATAACAAAAGATAGGAAAATACTAAAAAAGACTATACTTAAAATAGGAGAATTTTCTGATGAAAGTGGTTATAAACTCATGTTGGAACTTTTAAAAAATAAAAAAAATCAGCCAACTGCTATTTTTTGTGGGAATGATAATATAGCACTAGGCGTTTATAAGGCTATATATAAATATAATAAAAAAATACCTGATGATATATCTGTTATAGGGTTTAATGATAATAAGAATGCTAAATTTTTAAATCCACCTTTAACTACTATAAGTATTAATTTAGACAATATAATAAATGTTGCTATGAAGTTATTGAAAGAAAGAATATATGAAAATAGAACTTTTACTTGTAAGGTTCAAATACAAACAGAATTAATTGTTAGAAAGAGTTGTAAAAAAATTTAA
- a CDS encoding carbohydrate ABC transporter substrate-binding protein, with the protein MKKLKVLLTFALTVLALSCGGNEGAKTDTGEKIDLKFSAFEGGYGDKVWPEIVEAYEKVNPNVKVTLTQSKTIEDELTSKIKGGDYPDVVMIAMGRKAGFTENFVKEQALEELTDILNLTIPGENKKVSEKVEEGFINNGVTKPYGDDKLYLMPVFYSTTGLFYNKTLFEKEGFAVPNTWDELFALGEKAKEKGISLFTYPTTGYLDSFIPSVVASVNGYEGINKFYNFDSSVFKGEKGDKLFEILEKVFANADPTTVSNANAQNYRKNQQLIIDGKALFMPNGFWVLGEMKDTTPEGTEWGMMAIPSLDGGNKYAYSFFEQIWIPKEAANKEAAKDFIAFIYSDAAAEIFAKYNAVQPINSYPYDKLSAENQIFFSIYKDGAKAIVGGFVPTTPIEGLVIGDEVYGSVDSVVNKTKTIKQYRDNLVEKFDKLQKNIIK; encoded by the coding sequence ATGAAAAAATTAAAAGTTTTATTAACTTTTGCATTAACAGTATTAGCTCTTTCATGCGGGGGTAATGAAGGTGCGAAAACTGATACAGGGGAAAAAATAGATTTAAAATTTTCGGCTTTTGAAGGTGGATATGGAGATAAGGTTTGGCCTGAAATAGTTGAAGCCTATGAAAAAGTTAATCCTAATGTAAAAGTTACATTAACTCAGTCTAAAACTATAGAAGATGAGTTAACAAGTAAAATTAAAGGTGGAGATTACCCAGATGTAGTTATGATAGCTATGGGTCGTAAAGCAGGATTTACAGAAAATTTTGTTAAGGAACAAGCATTAGAAGAATTGACAGATATTTTAAACTTAACAATTCCTGGAGAAAACAAGAAAGTTTCAGAAAAAGTTGAAGAAGGCTTTATAAATAATGGTGTAACAAAACCTTATGGTGATGATAAACTATATTTAATGCCAGTATTCTATTCAACTACTGGACTATTCTACAACAAAACTTTATTTGAAAAAGAAGGATTTGCAGTTCCTAATACTTGGGATGAATTATTTGCTTTAGGAGAAAAAGCTAAAGAAAAAGGTATATCATTATTTACTTATCCTACAACAGGTTATTTAGATTCGTTTATACCATCAGTAGTAGCATCAGTTAATGGTTATGAAGGTATAAATAAATTCTATAACTTTGATAGTAGTGTTTTCAAGGGAGAAAAGGGAGATAAATTATTTGAAATATTAGAAAAAGTATTTGCTAATGCAGACCCTACAACAGTTTCAAATGCAAATGCACAAAACTATAGAAAAAATCAACAATTAATCATAGATGGTAAAGCATTATTTATGCCTAATGGATTCTGGGTTTTAGGAGAAATGAAAGATACAACTCCTGAAGGTACGGAATGGGGAATGATGGCAATTCCTAGTTTAGATGGTGGAAATAAATATGCATATAGTTTCTTTGAACAAATTTGGATACCAAAAGAAGCCGCTAATAAAGAAGCAGCTAAAGACTTTATTGCCTTCATATATTCAGATGCAGCAGCAGAAATTTTTGCTAAGTATAATGCAGTGCAACCAATAAATTCATATCCTTATGATAAATTGTCAGCTGAAAATCAAATATTTTTTAGTATATATAAAGATGGTGCTAAGGCAATAGTTGGTGGATTTGTTCCGACTACACCAATAGAAGGTTTAGTAATAGGAGATGAAGTATATGGTTCAGTGGATTCAGTAGTTAATAAGACTAAGACTATAAAACAATATAGAGATAATTTAGTAGAAAAATTTGACAAGTTACAAAAAAATATCATCAAATAA